The stretch of DNA CTTGTAGTCGGGCCGATCGCGCCCCTCCATGATACCCGGCTTTTCCCGGAATTGCCGCCGCACCTCTTCCACGATCGCGCTTGCCGCCCTCCCGACCGCGGTCATCGCGATGCCGCCGAAAAGATAGGGCAACAGGCCGCCCAGCATGAGCCCGATCACCACGTAGGGGTTGGAGAGCGAGAAGGTGATATCGCCAATGCCATTGAAATAGGGGAACTGCGCCGCGTTGCTTGTGAAATGCCGCAGGTCCTCTGTATAGGCCGCAAACAGCACCAGCGCGCCGAGACCGGCCGAGCCGATGGCATAGCCCTTGGTGACCGCCTTGGTGGTATTGCCGACCGCATCGAGCGCGTCGGTCGTCTTGCGCACATCCGCCGGCAGGTCTGCCATTTCGGCGATCCCGCCTGCATTGTCCGTCACCGGTCCGAAGGCATCGAGCGCGACGATGAGGCCCGCGAGCGCCAGCATGGTGGTGACGGCGATGGCGATCCCGAACAGGCCCGCAAGGCTATAGGCGATGATGATCGCCGCGACGATGACCAGGGCCGGAAGGGCCGTTGCCTCGAGCGAGATCGCAAGCCCTTGGATCACATTGGTCCCGTGACCCGAAACCGAGGCCTGCGCGATCGACTTCACCGGCCGGAAATTGGTGCCGGTATAATATTCGGTGATCACGATGATGAGGGCGGTGACCGCCAGGCCGACCACACCGCACCAGAACAGATCCCAGCCGGTGAATGTACGATCCCCGACCGTCATTTCCGTGGAGAGGCCCACAATCATTGCCGTGACCGGCAGCAGCGCCAGGAGCGACAGGATACCGGTGACGATCACCCCCTTGTAAAGCGCACCCATGATGGATTGGCTTGAGCCCAGACGCACGAAGAAGGTGCCGATGATCGAGGTGATCACGCAGGCGGCCCCGATTGCCAGCGGATAGATCATCATCGGCCCAGCCAAAGCGGTGCCCGCGAAATAGATGGAGGCAAGCACCATGGTCGCGACCACGGTCACCGCATAGGTTTCGAACAGGTCGGCGGCCATGCCTGCACAGTCGCCGACATTGTCGCCCACATTATCTGCGATGGTCGCCGGGTTTCGCGGATCATCCTCCGGAATGCCGGCCTCGACCTTGCCCACGAGGTCGCCGCCCACATCCGCGCCTTTGGTGAAGATGCCGCCGCCAAGACGGGCGAAGATGGAGATCAGGGAAGCGCCAAAGCCGAGTGCCACGAGCGCGTCAATGACCACCCGGTCGCCAGGTGCATAGCCCAGGATCTGGGTGAGCACCATGAAATAGACCGCGACCGCCAGCAATGCGAGGCCTGCAACCAGAAGCCCGGTCACCGCACCCGCCCTGAACGCGATCCCTAAACCTGACGCAAGGCTCTGGGTTGCCGCCTGTGCGGTGCGGACATTGGCGCGCACCGAGACCAGCATGCCGATATAGCCTGCCGCCCCCGACAGAATGGCGCCCACTGCAAAGCCGATGGCCACCGGCACGCCGAGCAGCAAGGCGACGATAATGAAGATGACGACGCCGACAATGGCGATGGTGGTGTATTGCCGCGCGAGATAGGCCATGGCGCCTTCCTGCACGGCACCAGCAATTTCGCGCATCCGGGCATTCCCGCCATCAGCCGCCATGAGCGACTGGATGGCCCATATGCCATAGACGATCGACAACGCCCCGCACGCTATGATCAGCCAGATTTGGAGAGTCATTTGTTCTTCCCTGAGCTTTCCACACAATCCCCTCAGGTCCAGCCGGCCTTGTCTTGGCCGCTGGGCTTGAGCCCATTTCGCCCGACGCAGAGTTGGAAGGATGATCACCGAATTCTGCTGCGCGTTGCAACAAGAATGGCGCCAGGCAACCGGCGCCTGTCCGCGAATACTGCACAGTGTGATAATAAACCCAATGATCTCAGGCACTCGCGCCAGGGACGGCGA from Rhodoligotrophos sp. CJ14 encodes:
- a CDS encoding sodium-translocating pyrophosphatase; this encodes MTLQIWLIIACGALSIVYGIWAIQSLMAADGGNARMREIAGAVQEGAMAYLARQYTTIAIVGVVIFIIVALLLGVPVAIGFAVGAILSGAAGYIGMLVSVRANVRTAQAATQSLASGLGIAFRAGAVTGLLVAGLALLAVAVYFMVLTQILGYAPGDRVVIDALVALGFGASLISIFARLGGGIFTKGADVGGDLVGKVEAGIPEDDPRNPATIADNVGDNVGDCAGMAADLFETYAVTVVATMVLASIYFAGTALAGPMMIYPLAIGAACVITSIIGTFFVRLGSSQSIMGALYKGVIVTGILSLLALLPVTAMIVGLSTEMTVGDRTFTGWDLFWCGVVGLAVTALIIVITEYYTGTNFRPVKSIAQASVSGHGTNVIQGLAISLEATALPALVIVAAIIIAYSLAGLFGIAIAVTTMLALAGLIVALDAFGPVTDNAGGIAEMADLPADVRKTTDALDAVGNTTKAVTKGYAIGSAGLGALVLFAAYTEDLRHFTSNAAQFPYFNGIGDITFSLSNPYVVIGLMLGGLLPYLFGGIAMTAVGRAASAIVEEVRRQFREKPGIMEGRDRPDYKTAVDLLTKAAIKEMIVPSLLPVLSPIVVYFVINAIAGKNAAFSALGAMLLGVIITGLFVAISMTAGGGAWDNAKKFIEDGHHGGKGSDAHKAAVTGDTVGDPYKDTAGPAVNPMIKITNIVALLLLAVLAHSG